The genomic DNA AGTTGCTCCCGTAAGCCGTTCGTAAGGCCGCGCTTTCTATCGTTCCCGCACTTCCTTGCGGACGACGACGATGCGCAGCTTTCCGGGATCTGGCGGTCACCTTCACGCGGTGCTGCCACCACGCCGATATCCGTTCCACCGCGCTTGGCTCAGCCGCGCATTGCTGGTGGCCGGACTTTCGCTGCCGGCGCTCGCGTCGGCAGTAACCAGTCTTCCGGCGCCGCTGGCCGCCTATGCCGGCCAGGTGGTCTACCTCGACTTCTGGGCGTCCTGGTGCGGGCCCTGTGCGCAGTCGTTTCCGTGGCTCAACGAGATGCAGGCGAAGTACGGCGATCGGCTGAAGATCGTTGCCGTCAATGTCGATACCGATCCGGCGGCGGCGCGCCAGTTCCTGGATCGGCATTCGGCCAGGTTCGAGATCCGCTATGACCCGCAGGGCCAGTTGGCCGAGCTTTACCGGATCAAGGGCATGCCCGATTCACTGATTCTCGATCGCACCGGTGCCGTGCTCCATCAGCACGAAGGTTTCCGCAGCGAACGCGCTGCGGACTACGAAACGGCGATCCAGCAAGCGCTGGGTGAGCCATCGGCCAATGTCAGGAGTTCCCATTGAAAACCGTTCACGGTCTGTCCCTGCTGGTGTTGACGTTGGCGCTTTGCGCCTGCGCGCAGATCGGTGCCAAGCCCTGGCAGCGCGGCACGCTCGCGCGCGCCGACATGCAGCTTGATGCCGACCCGATACAGACCAAGCTCGACGAGCACATCTACTTCAGCAAGGAAGCCTCCAGCGGCGGACGCGGCTTCGGTGGAGGAGGTTGCGGATGCAACTGAATCCTGTGAGCCGCGCTGAAGAAATGCAGGCGGCCGATGCTTCGCGGCGTCGCAAGCAGCTGGTCGCTGCCACCTTGAGTCTGCTCGGTATGGCATCCGGCAATCCGGCCTCTGCCGAACCTCTGAAGTGGACCATCGACAGCGGGCTGCTCTACTACAAGGAAGGCGGCGGCCGCGTGCAGGCGATCGAGCCGGTGGTCAACGGCAGCGTCGATCTCGGCGGTGAGCGACTGCTGTCGGCCGGCGTGGTGCTCGATACCCTGAGCGGCGCCACGCCGAACGGCGCTGCCCCGTGGTCGCAGCCGCAGACCTTCACGTCACCGTCCGGCAAGGGCAAGAGCTACACGATCGCGCCGGGCGATACGCCGCTGGATCCCACGTTCAAGGACACCCGCATTGCCGGCAATCTCGGCTATCGCTTCCCGCTGACCGATGTCAGCAAGCTGCAGGTCGGCCTGAACGGCTCGAAGGAATACGACTTCCTGTCGGCCGGTGCCAACGCGCTGTACGCCTACGATCTGAACGAGCACAACACGACCTTGAGCGCTGGTCTGGGTTTCGAGTTCGATCACCTCAATCCGGTCGGCGGAGCACCGGACCCGCTGACCCATCGGGTCAATGCGCCGATCGGCGATGCCAACGACGGCGAAGGGCTGTCCGGGCCGTCGAAATCGAAGAACGTCAAGGATGTGCTGATCGGCATCACCCAGGTCATCGATCCCTCCAGTCTCGTGCAGTTCAATTACTCGCTGAGTCTGTCGAACGGCTACGAAACGGACCCGTACAAGTTCCTGTCGGTGGTCGATGAGACGGCGCAGCCGCTGTACTACGTTTACGAGAAGCGGCCAGGCTCGCGAACACGGCATGCCTTCTACGCCGAGTACAAGCGCTCGCTGTTCGGGCGAGATTCGATCGATCTGTCGTATCGCTTTTTCACCGATAGCTGGGGCATTCGCTCGCATACCGCCGATGTGGCCTATCGCTGGAACATCTCGCCGCGTTCCTACCTTGAACCGAGTGCGCGCTACTACAAGCAGTCGGCCGCCGATTTCTACAAGCCAGCCTTGTTTTCCGGCGAGGACACGACGATCGATTACGCCAGTGCCGATCCCCGGCTCGGTGATTTCAGCGCGGTCACCGGTGGTCTGAAGTATGGTCACCTGCTCGGCAACAACCAGGAGTTCTCAGTGCGCCTGCAGGCCTACAAGCAATTCGCCACGACGACCCACGTGCCGGGCCAGGCGGCCACTGCGCTTTCGGCCTTTGATCTGTCGCCGAATCTCTCCGCCGTGATGCTCAGCATCGGCTACCGCTTCAACTGGTAACGGCTTGTCTAGTCAGTCTCGCAGCGTCCGAGTCGAAGCCACGGCGAGCGGTGCGCTGGCCGGACACTTCGAGGCGATGGCCTCGCCCTGCGAGGTGCTCGTCGACGGTGCCGATGCCTCGATGCTGCGGGGCCTGACAGAGCAGGTTGCCGAAGAGGTCTGGCGTATCGAACGCCACTGGAGTCGCTATCTGCCGGGCAATGTCGTCGACTGCATCAACCGCGCGGATGGCCAGCCGGTCGAGGTCGATGAGGAAACCGGACGGTTTCTCGACTATGCCGCCCGGCTCTGGGACATCAGCGATGGCCTGTTCGACATCACCTCGGGCGTGCTGCGCCGGGCCTTCCACTTCGATGGCTCGGACCGTCTGCCAAGTGCTGAGGCCGTGAAGGCGCTGCTGCCACTGGTGGGCTGGGACAAGGTGCAGTGGCAGTCGCCGATGCTGCAGCTGCTGCCAGGCATGCAGATCGATTTCGGCGGTATCGGCAAGGAGTACGCAGTCGATCGCGCCTGTGCGATCGCGGCCTCGGCGAGCGGCTTGCCGGTGCTGGTCAATTGCGGCGGCGATCTTGCCTCCAGTGCGCCGCGCGCGGACGGCAAGCCGTGGATGGTCGGCATTGATGTGCAAGGCATGGATGTGGATGCACCGGTGATCGCGCTGCATCGGGGTGGCATCGCCAGCAGTGGCGATGTTCATCGCTATCTGATGAAAGATGGCGTGCGCTATCCGCACGTGCTGGATCCCCGAACGGGCTGGCCGGTAACCGGCGGGCCTCGTGTCGTCACGGTTGCTGCGGGTTCCTGCACCGAAGCCGGCGTGCTGTCGACCCTGGCGCTGCTGCACGGCGCAAAGGCCGAACAGTTTCTGAATGAGTTCGCCGCGGAGGCGAAAGTAATCTGGTGATGCTTCTGCTGCAGTCCCTGCAACTGCGCCAAGGCGCAGTTGCAGGGATGTCAGCCTTTACTTCTTACTTCTTGGGAGCAGCGGCCTTCTTCGATGCCGGGGTCGGCGTCTTCTCGATCACCTTCACGGAGGCCGGCTTGTTCAGCACGGTGAACTCCACGCGACGGTTCTCTGTACGGCCTTCCTCAGTGGCGTTGTCGCCCACCGGGTTGGCTTCGCCGAAGCCCTTCGCAGTCAGCTGACCGCTCGGCACGCCCTGGCTGATCAGATAGACGCGGACCGCATCGGCACGGCGCTGCGACAGCTTCTGATTGTAGGCATCGGAACCGAGCGAATCGGTGTAACCGCCGACCTGCACAGACAATGCGGACTGAGCGTTCAGGGCAGTCGCCACTTCATTGAGCGACAGCTTCGACGGATCGGTCAGACGATCCTTGTTGAACTCGAAGTTGATCGAGCGCAGCGTGACCTTCTGCTCGATGATGCAGCCATCGCGATCGACCTTGAAGCCCTTCGGAGTGCCTGGGCACTTGTCGAGGTTGTCCGGCACGCCATCACCGTCGGTATCACGCACCGGAGGCGGCGGTGGTGGCGGCGGAGGCGGCGGCGGCGGGGCAGCCGCAGGCGGCGGCGGAGGGGGCGGCGGCGGTGCATCGGCGCCGAACGAGTAACGAATACCGAGCATGGCCGACTGCGCACGATAGCGGGATTCGACGTCCGGACCAGGTCCCAGGTCCAGGTTGCCCTTGGCGCTCTGAATCCAGCGGTAGTCCGCCGACATGGTGAGGTGCGGAGTCAGATCGAAGCTGATGCCGCCACCGCCCTGGTAGGCAAACTGCACGGTGAAGTCGTTGGAGGCCGAATAGCCGCGCAGACCGAAGCGAGTGGCACCGACACCGCCGCCGACGTACGGATGGACGACGCTGAAGAAGCCGCTATCGGTACGGATGTCGTACCAGAGGTTGGCCATCGTCGAGTAGGCGTTCTCGAAGCCATCCGCCTGCACGCGCGCGAGGTTGCCGACACGAACGCTCTCGACATCATTGCGGCGGTAGCTCAGCTCGAGCTCCGGACGCAGGCCGAACGAGGTGGTGGTACCGAGCACGAGGCCGCCGATCCAGCCGTTCTTCAGCGGATCGCCGAAGCGAACGTTGCTGTCGACGATCGGACCATAGAGGTTCTGATCCGCCTTCCAGTTGGCGCCACCCTCAATCCCGATGTAGCCACCTTCGCCGGCATGCGCCGTGAAGGCGGTGCAGAGCGCAACGGTGGCGAACCCGGCGATAGCGGGAATGGACTTCTTCTTTTGTTTCATCGACAACTCCTGTGTGGAACGGTGGCCAGAACCAATCGGCCTGTTTTTAGATGTCTACGCTTCGCCAGCCCTCTGGCTGTACGGGACTACCGTCGGCACATGAGCACCTCGCGTGCCTGCGCCGGCGATTTCGGAAAATTCGGGGAAACTCGGGAAGAAATGAAAGGCCCTGATCGGGATCAGGGCCTGTTCCGAGGCTGTTTCAGCCTGCTATCAAGGCGCCGAAGTCACACGCCAGATGGTGTTGCCGACATCGTCAGCGACCAGCAACGCGCCATGGGTATCAAGCGCCACGCCAACCGGCCGTCCCAGCGCCTTGTCGTCCGAGTCGATGAAGCCATCGAGCACGTCAGTCGGTGTGCCGGACGGCTTGCCGTTGGTAAACGGTACAAACAGCACCCGGTAGCCGCTGCGCGGCTTGCGGTTCCAGGAACCGTGCAGGCCGATGAACATGCCGCTGCCGAAGGCCGATCCGACGCCGCTCTTGCCGGTCGATGCCGCGAGGCCGAGCGAGGCCGTGTGCGCGCCGAGCGCGTAATCCGGCGCTCGCGCCTTCGCCACCAGTTCCGGTTTCTGCGGCTTGACCCGCTCATCGACATGATTGCCGTAATAGCTGTATGGCCAGCCATAGAAACCGCCATCGACGACCGAAGTCATGTAATCCGGCACCAGATCGTTGCCGATCTCGTCACGCTCGTTGACTGCCGTCCACAGGGCACCGCTTTCCGGCTGCCAGGCCAGGCCGTTCGGATTGCGCAGGCCGGACGCGAAAACGCGGTAGACACCGCTGGCGATGTCGACTTCGAGGATCGCCGCGCGCTCTTTTTCAGCGTCGATGCCGTTCTCGGCGACGTTGCTGTTCGAGCCCACCGTCACGTAGAGCTTGGTGCCCTCGGCATTGGCGATCAGGTTCTTGGTCCAGTGATGGTTGATCGATCCCGCCGGCAGCGGCGTGACGACCTTGCCAGTCGCACGATCGATGGTCATATCGCCGGCCTTGTACGGGAAGCTCAACACCGCATCGGTATTGGCGACGAACAGCTTGTCGCCGACCAGCGCCATGCCGAACGGTGAGTGCAGGCCGGTCAGCAGCGCGCTCTTGGTCTCCGCAACGCCGTCGCCATCGGTATCGCGCAGCAGGCTGATGCGGTCCGCACTCGGGGTGCCAGCGCCGGCTTTGCCCATGACCTTTTCCATCACCCACCCGCGGATGCCGGTGGAGTCGTCAGGGCGCTTCGGCGCGTTTGTTTCGGCGACCAGCACATCGCCATTCGGCAGCACCAGCAGCCAGCGCGGGTGATCGAGTCCGCTGGCGAAAGCGCTGACTTTCAAACTGGGCGCAGCGCGCGGGGTGCGGCCTTCCGGCCAGCCTTTGGCGGTGGCGATGTTGACTGTCGGAACCAGGGTTGAAACGGGGGCCGGCAAGTCGGGATTGGCGCCGTAGCCAGCCGATACCGCCTGCCGGCTGTCGGCACCACAGGCCGCGAGCAGGACCGTCATCAGGCTCAGGGTGAAGAGGCTGGTCTGACGAGGTGATGGAAATTGACGCGAGGACAGACGGTGCTTGCTCATGAGTGATGCTGGGTCCAGGAGTTCTTGAGGGCGGGTGCGTCGATGCACCCAGGAATGCGTTAGCAGGGTCTGCTACTGACAACGAGCCTGTAACGACTAAGGACTATGCGGCGGCGGCTGACTGTCGGAGCAAGCTGCGCTCCCATTCACCGTTGCCGGAGAGAGACGGATGCGTTCTGCCTCCCCGCGCAGCGAGGCCATAGCTTCAGACCAGATCTCTGTGCACAAATGTATTCTTTTCAATCTTCCGGTCAGTTTTACAAGGTCCGCGACGGCGCCATCAAATTAATATGCAAATTATTGCTTAAGCAAAATCACGCATATAGACTGAGCCTCTCATTCACTGACGAGGTTTTTCGCATGTCACTGCCGGCCCTGCTTCGCAACCGCCTCCGGATTCCGGTCGTGGCGTCGCCGCTGTTCATCATCTCCAATCCGGATCTGGTGATCGCGCAGTGCAAGGCCGGCGTGGTCGGCTCTTTCCCGGCGCTCAACGCGCGGCCGGCAGAGGAACTGGGCAAGTGGCTGCAGCGGATCAGCGAGGAACTCGATCGCCACAACCAGGCGAATCCTGATCGTCCGGCAGCGCCGTACGCGGTCAACCAGATCGTGCACAAGTCGAACAACCGCCTCGATCACGACATCGAGCAATGCGTGAAGTACAAGGTGCCGATCGTCATCACCTCGCTCGGTGCCCGCACCGATCTGAATGAAGCCATCCATTCCTACGGCGGCATCACCCTGCACGACATCATCAACAACAAGTTCGCCAAGAAAGCGATCGAGAAGGGCGCCGATGGCCTGATCGCCGTCGCCACCGGCGCTGGTGGCCACGCCGGCACCACGTCGCCGTTCGCGCTGATCCAGGAAATCCGCGAGTGGTTCGACGGCCCGTTGCTGCTGTCAGGGTCGATCGCCACCGGCAGTTCGGTGCTCGCAGCACTTGCGATGGGCGCTGATCTGGCCTACATCGGCTCTGCATTCATCGCCACGAAGGAAGCGAACGCCGACGAGCGCTACAAGCAGTGCATCGTCGACTGCGGTGCCGACGACATCGTCTATTCCAATCTGTTCACCGGCGTGCACGGCAACTACCTGCGGCCGTCGATCATCAGCGCCGGCCTGGACCCGGACAAGCTGCCGGAATCCGATCCCAGCAAGATGGATTTCGGCTCCGGCGGCAACACCGACGCCAAGGCCTGGAAGACCATCTGGGGCTGCGGCCAGGGCATCGGCGCGGTGAAGTCGATCGGCAGCGTCGGCGATCTCGTCGGCCGTCTGGAACGCGAGTACGACGCCGCGCGTCAGCGTCTGCTGGCCGCCTGATGGCGCTATCCCACGCCATCCTGGTATCGCTGCTTGATCGTGCGCATTCGGGTTACGACCTCGCCAAGCGCTTCGATCAGACCGTCGGCTTCTTCTGGCCGGTCAGCCATCAGCAGATCTATCAGGAGCTGCACAAGCTGGCGCGGGCAGGGTGGGTGCGCGGGCAGACCGTCGAGCAGGCGGACCGACCGAACCGGATCGTCTACGAGCTGACCGGCGAAGGTCGGCAGGCGCTCGATGCCTGGGTGACCGAGCCAACCAGCCCGCCGAGCTTCAAGGAAGAGTTGCTGGTCAAGCTGTTCGCGCTGGAAGGCGCGAACCGCGACACCCTGGTGCAGGAACTGGAGCGACGCCGGGCGCTGCACATCGAACGCCTGGCCCGCTACGAATCGATCATGGCCGAGCACTACCCGGATCCGACCTTGCTCAACGCCCGCAAGCGCGGTCGTTACCTCGGTCTGCGAATGGGCATCCTCACCGAGCGCACCACGATCGCCTGGTGCGATGAAGCGATCGCCTGCGTCGGAGCGGCCTGACAGGAATCATCACTGTGCAGCGCACTCGATTGAATATCGGTAGCCCAAGCCCTACCAGTTCGCCGAGACTTTCAGACCGACCTGCCCTGGCCCGATCGCCGGCGTCACTGAAACCTGCGCCGGCACATAGGGTTTGACGACAAACTTCGAAATGCCCCAGGCCAGCGCGCAGCCGGCGACGACATCGCGGACGTAGTGCTTGTCTTCGTTGACCCGGATGTACGCCACCCAGGCGGAGATCGCGTATGCCGGTGCCGCTTCCTGCCAGCCGTAACGCTCGCCGAGATAGGCCGCGCCGGAACAGGCGAACGAGGCGTGGCCGGAAGGGAAGGACTTGGTCCCGCCATCGGGCCGCGTGCCCCAGTCGCCATTCTTGAACGCTTCCTTGAGTCCCTGCGTCGCGGCGACGGTCACCACCACTTCAGTGCCCAGTTGCAGCAGGCCGCGGTAGTCGCCCTCATAAGTGGAATACGCGGCAGCACCGGCGGCCGGCACGAACTTCAGCCAATTCGACAGCGTGAGCTGGTCGCGGTTGGCCTCGGCGTGGCTCGGTGCCGAAACAACGATGCAGGAGCCGGCAAGCAGCGCGCAGGCGGTTTGGCGAAGGGGGAAATTCATGATGTACGGAGCGGGAAGGGCGGATGTAGGTGCAGGCGTGAAAGGCAGATCGGTGCAAGCGGTTGCGTCGAAGTCCACCACCGACGAGCATGCGGGACATGGGCTGCCGTCGCAGCCTGAAATCGGAGCATGCACCTGTGGCTGACGATCCCGCCAAACCTCGTTCGATCTCCACTGCCATTGCGTCGATCATCTCGCTGGGCAAAGATCTGGTGGCGCTGCTGCGCGACGGCTCGCTGTTCCTGCTCGCGGTGCTGCTGCTGGTGTTCCCGATGCAGTTCAACGCGATGCTGGTGGCGGCGGGATTCAAGGAAGGCAATGTCGCCGGCTTCAAGTGGCAAGCCTCGCTGACCGAAACCGACAGCGCGTTGCAGAAAGCGCAGGAGACGATTTCCGAGCTGCAGCGCAAGAACGACGAGCTTGCGAAAACCCTCGGCGAAGCCAGCAAGCAGATCGTCGGTGGCGATGGCCAGCTGAAGGCCCAGATCGTCGAACTTCAACAGGGCAATCGAACCCTTTCGGAGAACGTGCAGACGGTGCAGACCAAGGTCGACGAGCGCCTGCTGTCGAACGAGCAACTGGTCGCCAACGCCGATCGTCCGAAGGCCGCGGCACCCGTGGAGGTGGTCGCTGCCGCACCGCCGCCGCCAGCCAGCCGCTACATCGTCGGCTTCCAGACCGTCGGCTTCGATGCCTCTGTCCGCGAGCGCATCAACAGCGCGCTGGAGGAACGCGGCTACCAGATCAGCAATGTGTCCGCGAGCTACGACAGCCGGCCGAGCTGGTTCGCGACGCAGTCGACCGTCTTCTACTACGCAACGCCGGCGCTGCCCGCCGCCAAAGACCTGGCCGAGCGGCTGCAGCAGGAAACCGGGGTGCGCTTCGCCGTGCAGCGCGGGGCGGGTCTTGGCGTGGAAGCGAACCTGCGCAACGTGACCCTGTACGTGCACTACCTGAAGTGAACGTTACTCGGCGACATCGGCGACCTGCAGGCTGGGCTCGTAGCGGGCAAGAATCTCGCTCAGCGTGCGGCTGATCTTCGACGACAGGCGGATCATCTCGATGCGCGGCCAGGTCTGACGCTGGCCTTCGAGCAGCATGTCGCCGATCTCGCGATGGGTCATCGGCGACACCAGTTTCAGCGGCGACACCAGGCGGCGTTCGGGCGTGATGTTGATGTCGCCGGTGTACTGCTGCGACAGCAGATCGTGAACGATCTTGTTGACCGAGCCGGCGGTCGACGTGGGCAGGTACTTGCCGAGCACCACGTCGGTGGATTTCAGCATGCCGCGGGCCGAGCTTTTCATCATGTCGAGCAGCGGCCGCAGATGGTTCTGCTTGAGCTTGTGGTCGCGGAACATCGGCATCAGCACCGGGTTGATGTAGCTGACCGTGTAGTGATTGGTGCCGTACAGGCGGGCCAGCTGCTTGGCTGGAAGATCGGCAGCGAACACGCCGTCGATCCAGCGCGCTTTCAGGTAGGGCACGGTGTTGCCCTGGGCATCGCGCGCCAGCAGCTGCACCGGTTCGAACAGACCCGGCACCGCGCAGGAGGCGCGCACCGCCGAGCGGATCAGCACATGCGGCGAGGTGATCGCATTGAGCAGCCGCGGGCTCTGATGCCGCTCGCAGGGACTGACCGAAATACTGATGTTGCGGCCCGAACGCTCGAAGGCTTCGCGGAAGGTCATGTCCGGAATCAGGCGATCGAAGGTGGCATCGAACGAGGTGGCGCCGAAGAAGCGCCGCAGGCCGGTGGTGCGCTCGAGCAGATTCGGGCTCCAGGGTTCGCCGAAGAAGATGTTCTCCGGAGTCAGGAAGCCACGCAGCTCGTCGTCGCTGCGGGTGCCGATCACGGCGGCGACGATGGCGCCGGCGCTGGAGCCGGAGATCACCGAGGGCAGGATGCCTTCGTCGAACAGCGCCTTGGCCACGCCGAAGTGGAAGAACATCAGCATGCCGCCGCTCGACATCATCAGCGCCGATCGGCCGTAGCAATGGCTGGCGCGGCGGAACAGATCGAGCTTCACCGCTTCGGGCACTTCGTGTTCGGGCAGGCTTTCGATGTGCAGCAGCGTGTCGCAGACGGTGTCGACGAAATCGCTGATCAGTGCCTTGGTGCCGAAGTAGGCCTTGGTATGCAGCACCGGCTTGCCCATGCCGCCGAGGTTGCCGTGCACGCCTTCCTCGATCGCGAACACCAGGCCGTGGCTGTCATCGGCGGCACGCAGCGCGACCAGCTGATCGAGCCGGGCGCGGATCATCGCGTGATCGTAAAGATTCGAAGGCTCGCGAACCCGCCACTTGGCGCGGCCACTGAGTTCATCAAGCGCGCGGGCCTGCTCGGCCCATTCCCCGTAACTCGTCGACAGGCGCAGGTCGTTGCGCGCGGCGTGTTTGTGCTTGCTCGCTCTGAGTTTTTTCGTCGTTGGCTCAGCTGGCGACTGAGGGTTTGATTCGGCAGGCAACGCAGCGTTCATGAGCGAAGGGAAGGATGCACGGCGCAGGATCGTGGCATCGGTGAAGTGGATGTGACGATAAGGATACTTCGATCAGTGCCCGGAGCTACGGCGTCGTCGCGTACGGCATCAGCGGCGGCTCGCCGGCCGCGAGGTGCGGATTGGGCACGCCGGTCTGCAAGGTCGAGTCAACGATCTGCAGCAGCCCGCTGACGATCGGAGCCTGCAGCAGCACGGTCACATCGACCGGCAACAGCCGGCACAGCGAAGCGCCACCGGCGCGCGTTACATCGGCCGGACCTGAGTGGCTGATGGCGTCCAGCGCCAGCGCGAAGGCGACCGGATCGGTGGTGCCGATGGTGCCGTGTTCGACGAGATAAGCGGGACAGATGTCCTGCAACAGGATGTTGGCGACGTGATCATTGGCCTGGCCGAAATCGAGCGCCGCCGTCGGTACCGGCGCGACCGGCTGCACGAGTTCATCGAACTGCGTGTAGACCGCGGTGTAGTCGACATCGCCCGGCGTTTCGTCGCCGGCGTTGAGCGCGGTGATGAAGTTGGCATCGAGCGCGAACTGATACAGCGCTTCCGGGAACAGGCCAACCGGCAAAGCGCCCAGGCCGAGCGCATCGAACAGCGCAGCCATGGTATCGAAACCGAAGGCGACGCTGGTGCCGTGGTTGGGCCCGGCGAGCAGCACGAAATCGCTGACCGCTTCGCGTGCCGACGGCCAGTACTTCAATGCCCAGCGCGGCATCGTCGCGCCCTGGCTGTGGCCGATCATCGCCACCTTGCGACCCGTCTGCGCGTGGATGCTGCGCAAGGCGTTGACGACGTACTCGGCGGAAATCTGCAGATCGCCAAGACCGCGATCCGGGTAGGTGACGATGCAGACGTCATAGCCCAGCGCCACCAGCTGGGGCGTGTAGAACAGCGTGAATTGCTCGGTGCCGGTGAAGAAAGTGCCGTGCACCAGCAGCACCGGCGGCTTGTCCGGATGCTCGAAGGGCGTGCAGTTGAGCGATTGATCGAGTGTGGCCTGCGGCGTGATCAAGGCCGGTTCCGACGACAGGAAAAGATCCGGCGCGCTGGAGCTGCCGCAGCCTTGCAGGAGCAGCAAGGCCAAAGCGATCGGGACGGTGAAGAAACGGGTCGGACGCATGGGGAATTCCTGTCAGATGAAGGCACGGCAGTCGCATTCTGAGTCCGGGCCGCAGACAAAAAAACAGGGCGGCTCGCGCCGCCCTGTTCATCACATCTGGAAGTCAGACAAACGCTTATGCCGCCATTTGGCGAAGCATGTACTGCAGCACGCCGCCGTGCTTGTAGTACGACCATTCCACCGTCGTGTTGATGCGGACCTTGGCGGTGAAGCTCACGACCTTGCCGTCGGCCTTCTTGGCGCTGACGGTGACCGAGGTGGCGCCGTCGACGAGGCCGTCGAAGTCGAACACTTCGGTGCCGTCCAGACCCAGCGAGACTGCGGACTGGCCATCGACGAAATTCAGCGGCAGCACGCCCATGCCGACCAGGTTCGCGCGGTGAATGCGCTCGAAGCTCTCCGAGATCACCGCCTTGACGCCGAGCAGGATGGTGCCCTTGGCCGCCCAGTCACGCGACGAGCCGGTGCCGTATTCCTTGCCGGCGAGAACCACCAGCGGCGTGCTGCTGGCGGCGTACTTCATCGCCACGTCGTAGATCGCTTCCACAGGACCGGCCGCACCATTGATGTAACGGCTGACACCACCTTCGACGCCCGGCGTCATCGCGTTCTTGATGCGGGTGTTGGCGAAGGTGCCGCGCATCATGATTTCGTGGTTGCCACGGCGTGAGCCGAAGCTGTTGAAGTCGGCACGCTGCACGCCGTGCTCCATCAGATACTTGCCGGCCGGGCCGTCCTTCTTGATGTCGCCGGCCGGGCTGATGTGATCGGTGGTGATCGAGTCGCCGAGCACCGCGAGCACTCTGGCGCCCTTGATCGGCAGGATGCCCGGCGGCGTCATGGTCATGCCGGTGAAGTACGGCGGGTTCTGCACGTAGGTGCTCTTCGAATCCCAGGGATAGGTTTCCGACTTCGCGATCTTGATCGCCTGCCAGCGAGCATCGCCCTTCAGCACTTCGCCGTAGCTGGTCTTGAACAGATCGGCCGTCACCGCCTTGGTGACTGCTTCCTGGATTTCCTGATTGGTCGGCCAGATGTCCTTCAGGAACACCGGCATGCCTTCGCTCGAGGTGCCGAGCGCTTCGCTGGTGAGATCGAGATCGGTCGAACCGGCAATCGCATAGGCCACGACCAGCGGCGGCGAGGCGAGATAGTTCATCCGCACGTCCTGATGCACTCG from Nevskia ramosa DSM 11499 includes the following:
- a CDS encoding TlpA family protein disulfide reductase, coding for MAGLSLPALASAVTSLPAPLAAYAGQVVYLDFWASWCGPCAQSFPWLNEMQAKYGDRLKIVAVNVDTDPAAARQFLDRHSARFEIRYDPQGQLAELYRIKGMPDSLILDRTGAVLHQHEGFRSERAADYETAIQQALGEPSANVRSSH
- a CDS encoding NAD(P)H-dependent flavin oxidoreductase: MSLPALLRNRLRIPVVASPLFIISNPDLVIAQCKAGVVGSFPALNARPAEELGKWLQRISEELDRHNQANPDRPAAPYAVNQIVHKSNNRLDHDIEQCVKYKVPIVITSLGARTDLNEAIHSYGGITLHDIINNKFAKKAIEKGADGLIAVATGAGGHAGTTSPFALIQEIREWFDGPLLLSGSIATGSSVLAALAMGADLAYIGSAFIATKEANADERYKQCIVDCGADDIVYSNLFTGVHGNYLRPSIISAGLDPDKLPESDPSKMDFGSGGNTDAKAWKTIWGCGQGIGAVKSIGSVGDLVGRLEREYDAARQRLLAA
- a CDS encoding FAD:protein FMN transferase yields the protein MSSQSRSVRVEATASGALAGHFEAMASPCEVLVDGADASMLRGLTEQVAEEVWRIERHWSRYLPGNVVDCINRADGQPVEVDEETGRFLDYAARLWDISDGLFDITSGVLRRAFHFDGSDRLPSAEAVKALLPLVGWDKVQWQSPMLQLLPGMQIDFGGIGKEYAVDRACAIAASASGLPVLVNCGGDLASSAPRADGKPWMVGIDVQGMDVDAPVIALHRGGIASSGDVHRYLMKDGVRYPHVLDPRTGWPVTGGPRVVTVAAGSCTEAGVLSTLALLHGAKAEQFLNEFAAEAKVIW
- a CDS encoding DUF3570 domain-containing protein, coding for MQLNPVSRAEEMQAADASRRRKQLVAATLSLLGMASGNPASAEPLKWTIDSGLLYYKEGGGRVQAIEPVVNGSVDLGGERLLSAGVVLDTLSGATPNGAAPWSQPQTFTSPSGKGKSYTIAPGDTPLDPTFKDTRIAGNLGYRFPLTDVSKLQVGLNGSKEYDFLSAGANALYAYDLNEHNTTLSAGLGFEFDHLNPVGGAPDPLTHRVNAPIGDANDGEGLSGPSKSKNVKDVLIGITQVIDPSSLVQFNYSLSLSNGYETDPYKFLSVVDETAQPLYYVYEKRPGSRTRHAFYAEYKRSLFGRDSIDLSYRFFTDSWGIRSHTADVAYRWNISPRSYLEPSARYYKQSAADFYKPALFSGEDTTIDYASADPRLGDFSAVTGGLKYGHLLGNNQEFSVRLQAYKQFATTTHVPGQAATALSAFDLSPNLSAVMLSIGYRFNW
- a CDS encoding PQQ-dependent sugar dehydrogenase produces the protein MTVLLAACGADSRQAVSAGYGANPDLPAPVSTLVPTVNIATAKGWPEGRTPRAAPSLKVSAFASGLDHPRWLLVLPNGDVLVAETNAPKRPDDSTGIRGWVMEKVMGKAGAGTPSADRISLLRDTDGDGVAETKSALLTGLHSPFGMALVGDKLFVANTDAVLSFPYKAGDMTIDRATGKVVTPLPAGSINHHWTKNLIANAEGTKLYVTVGSNSNVAENGIDAEKERAAILEVDIASGVYRVFASGLRNPNGLAWQPESGALWTAVNERDEIGNDLVPDYMTSVVDGGFYGWPYSYYGNHVDERVKPQKPELVAKARAPDYALGAHTASLGLAASTGKSGVGSAFGSGMFIGLHGSWNRKPRSGYRVLFVPFTNGKPSGTPTDVLDGFIDSDDKALGRPVGVALDTHGALLVADDVGNTIWRVTSAP
- a CDS encoding PadR family transcriptional regulator; protein product: MALSHAILVSLLDRAHSGYDLAKRFDQTVGFFWPVSHQQIYQELHKLARAGWVRGQTVEQADRPNRIVYELTGEGRQALDAWVTEPTSPPSFKEELLVKLFALEGANRDTLVQELERRRALHIERLARYESIMAEHYPDPTLLNARKRGRYLGLRMGILTERTTIAWCDEAIACVGAA
- a CDS encoding DUF4266 domain-containing protein; the protein is MKTVHGLSLLVLTLALCACAQIGAKPWQRGTLARADMQLDADPIQTKLDEHIYFSKEASSGGRGFGGGGCGCN
- a CDS encoding OmpA family protein — encoded protein: MKQKKKSIPAIAGFATVALCTAFTAHAGEGGYIGIEGGANWKADQNLYGPIVDSNVRFGDPLKNGWIGGLVLGTTTSFGLRPELELSYRRNDVESVRVGNLARVQADGFENAYSTMANLWYDIRTDSGFFSVVHPYVGGGVGATRFGLRGYSASNDFTVQFAYQGGGGISFDLTPHLTMSADYRWIQSAKGNLDLGPGPDVESRYRAQSAMLGIRYSFGADAPPPPPPPPPAAAPPPPPPPPPPPPPVRDTDGDGVPDNLDKCPGTPKGFKVDRDGCIIEQKVTLRSINFEFNKDRLTDPSKLSLNEVATALNAQSALSVQVGGYTDSLGSDAYNQKLSQRRADAVRVYLISQGVPSGQLTAKGFGEANPVGDNATEEGRTENRRVEFTVLNKPASVKVIEKTPTPASKKAAAPKK